The region ATCACCATTAACTCATCATATAGTAGCAATTACGTTTAAGCCGGAAAAAGATCtttttaaaaatagaaaatattagGTCTTTTGtgaaaatattatgtttcataaaTATTTAATAGAAATAACTAATtagtaaataaatataaatatttaaaagtaaAATATAATAGGTGAGGTAAATGAGATATGATTAAAGGAGGAGTGGTTAAACGGACAAGCCGAAAACTTTAGCCAATTAAAGAAAGCTATGTCTTTAATAGTATTAAGTGATGATAAGTTGTCGATCCAAAGAAAAAGACTATAATAATaacaatcataaataaataaatacataaaaacttATATTGAACATGCTCTAAGCAAAGTGAAAAATACCTCACTTTTTGAAGATTttcttaaaagaaaaaaaaaaagtttaaatgaACCCCAATGACACACATGTTTCATCGTTGGGTTTTTTTTAGCAATACCAAAAAAAAGGTTTAAACCCAAAATCTAGAACATGTTTTGAGTATTGTACTATGCAGTAGCTAACCATACACAAGCCTAGAAAAATCTTTTGAGAGTTACATTAATTAGCCATAAATATTTCAATTATTTTGTGGCACCATACAATGCAAAACAAAGGGTCTATTTCAAAGGACAGGTGCATGGTTTAATGCCCATATTTCAACTTTATACGACTTACTTTTAAACAGGCACTATGGGTTTTTTAACCAAATATGGGAAAAAAAGAAATTGGTGTGGTGTAATTTAGTTGGTTTATAATAATGAAATTCAAAAAAGGTAGGAAACACATCATTGATGGCATTAAATGAAGTTACCAACTAAAGTTAAGGATTACCCATTCTTAACGACACCCATGACTTGCTTCATTTCAATTTTCAAGTACATGATAATTCTAGTTTAAACTTTGAAAAATGACATTTCTAGTACCAATTTGGAAAATAGCTTATTTGGTTCAATTAATTGCTTATCAAACTGTTTCTTTTTTTTGCCAATATTCCAATAAGGATGACAGACTCACAAACCAAATTGAATAATAATTCCATAACATCTGTTACatgataaaacaaaataaaaacacaaCTTGTTTTTCTGTTTAATCCAAatgttataataatattatagtgTGTGGTTTTTGTggattttttgaaaaagttattTGGGGCCAATGTCCTTGAGAGCACAAATCTGTTCCTCTCCCATTGCTGACATAACAGTCACAACCAGGTCCTTCCCCTCTCCAAATCCATCCTTTATCTGtgcatcaacatcaacatcaatCAATCTCATTCAAAATTAATCacacaataaaaagaaaagaccCACAAAAGCTCCACCACACGCAACTCAATGAACACCACAAAAAGGGTATTCATGTCTTTTGCACAAACAAGACCCCCACCCTGTATTCTACATTCTTGGGGGGGACAAAAGTTATATTCTATTATAAGTTTCAGTCAAATGCACATCAAACACAGTAGAATCTATATAATGGATTCTACATTTCTACTTCACTTTTTcagaaaataaacaaaataaaaaatacctGAGTGAGGAGAGCATCATCGGTGGGGAGTTTGAGGTCATCTTTGGTGTTACCATTTTCAGTCAGCAAACTCACCTGAAAGAatatattattatcaaaatataatcacaattttataaaaaaaaaaagattcagAGGCCAGAGTAGAGAGTATCATACAAATCCATCTTCAGAAATATCAATTAGCTGGTAATCGGTGCGATTGACATGGGGGACCTgtaaaagagaaagaaaaaaaatagtttgATCAGAAAAATGAAGAGAATAATTACAATGACAAAAAGAAGTGATATTACATACATCACAATTATGGGATGATGGAACAATATCTTCAAGCTTTTTCCCGTTAAAAATGTCGATTGCAACAAAGTGACACTTGGCATGACCATGCTTGCCAGTCTTGGAGGTGGAAACTTCCACAACCTATTGCCATGTAAGATTTCACAATATATTAGTGATTAATATATCttcaatatataaatttataaataaataatatgtctGAATTGTGATAGTAAAGAAAAATAAACAATTTAAGTAAGGGACCCATCTATAAACATTTGAAGGGCTAATGGATAGTGGAGATAGGTTGTAAAAGAAAAAGGGTTATGGAATATGGTACGATGATAAAAAAGAAGCTTATGTATGATGTATATCAGGCACATTCATATATGTACACAAGACACGTATATATACTTAAGTATGTCAAGTGTCAACAATGTGACTACTACTTTCAGTTGATGTCAGTATCTCAAGGCTAGGAAAATCAAATTTCAATTATACACAAACAAAAagaaaccacaagaatctaatatAATCTAAAAGGAAGAGTGGCTTCTCACGCCACTATGGCAGTTTAGGGTTTTGCTAAATCTGTTGAAAATTTGATTGCTACATTTGATGGATCTATTAAACAAATCCCAAAAGCAAACAAAAATCTAAGCCTATAGCAAGAACAACAAAAGAAAACCCAAATTGCAACAAGAATCCTGAAAGCACCCACATACGCAATCATAGAACAtcacataataaaatttatatacaGCTCGATTGATTCATATGAAGCATTTCGTATTACGCAAAATCAAGACATACAAACATGTTGACTCGAAACAGACGAAAAGCAAcaaaaaccctaaacctaaaaccATAATTGAAAAAACAATTCGACGCAAAGCAGAAAAACGCATAACCAATAGAACATGATAAAGAATACTGTCTAAAAATTAACACAGTTAAATAAAGTATATAGCTACGCAACACGAGGATTTTCCAAAAAAACTGAGATTAAAGAAAGATGTTAACCTTGCAAGCACGATTCTTGATCACGATATAACCATTCTTGCGAATGGTACCGGCTTGCTGAGGGTAAGTCTTGGAGGCTCCGGCATCGGCCTTGGACTCAAACTGATGCTCTTCGTCAGACATTTTTGATCGCTTGATTCAATTCGATGGTATAAGTAGTTAAACTCGATCAAACTGCAACGTAGCAGGAGTTTGAGCAGATGGATTGAAACCGATTATATATCTGTGTGTATAGGGTTTGCTACGTAGGGACGAAGAAGTGTTGGGCCGTGGATATTAGCTTTGAAATTACGCCGATTGACCCCTTTTTTAGGTTCCTATTCGCTTATCGCTTATCACATCTTTAAACCTTGCACGTTTTCCATATCACCATATATTTATCTTCTTGTTTAATAGTATTCATCAAATATAAAATAACGGATGATTTGATATCATGTTTTGagcttatttttaattatatttcttAAGATATTGATATTGCTATTATTAAAAATTTTGTTATCATATATTAAAAGAAATGATCTCAATGACTTATATAAGAAAGCTTATCTCATATATTTTTGAAATGAATGATTTCGAAGAACATTTATTTTTGATAGTGGTTTTTCTATTTAGGTGGTTCTTCTATCATTTTCATAATCTATTTTGGTTTTTTTGTCATATGTTATATTCTCATTCAATTTATCAAATGTTATattgttattttgaattaatttttttttccatatgttattttatgagtttttttttaattaaattttacataatactttaatgtaataattacaataaattaataGCATCTCTAACCAACTCTCATTCTCCATTATTTCCCTCATTTATTCTCCCattcatctccaaccctactcCATTTAGAGCATCTTCAACTCATTCTTATTCTCCATTTTTTTCCCATTTCTTTTCTCATTCTTCTCCAACCCTCTCTCATTTATTCCCCCATTTTAGGGATatgaatatatataattattatgcaATATCTGTAaacgattatatgttttttttatgcgTTTCCGCGTTTAACGCGGACTATAATCTAGTtttgttttaaaatgttgtatcTATAAATTATTGTCTACGCAAAAAAAAGATATCATATAAGAATAACTTTCAATACTTTTGACAAATGCTAGGATTTCTAATATGTAAATTGTGAAACAGTTTGTATAAATTTGtgatatgaagagatacaatacacgataacataagagagcacacaataaagagaaacatggaggaagatacaatacacgataacagaacaaacataataaggtgctattGCATGGAACAagtacaggatctaactataccaattgGGACTGATTTTGAATACATGGTTTAATagggagggtattttggtcatttcctaattaaaaatgaattagGGCTTTTATGTGCATCCCATGTTCTTATTCAGACAGCAAGAATTTTCGATCTGGTGGTTCATTTGTCGAAGACAGGAAAAGGAGAACGGAAGTTCCATTGATTAGGGGGTTACACCAAATAtggtgttatactattcatttctCCCAAAATGGGGATGAACTTTGTGTTGTCGGTTTTAGTCTCTctgttatatatttatacatttttagttcatttttacattctaattataatttaaatataatatttaatacttataatattttgttatatattcaattatattaattaattataaatataaagttttttttttgttcatcaaattcatataaaaatttaaatacatattgaCATTTTAAAAAACGATAACgtaatatatatattacaaacacaaTAACATATGATATTAAACATGTAGTTAACCTATATATTacaataataatctaataaaaaccaacaagtgacaatactattatttatttatttaatatttatttaaaagtgtgtgtgtaatatttttataaatgcatatataatatttatgtataagtttattataaatataatcttttgtatttaatattaatgtaatgaaaaaaaatatagattatatatttgttaaaactaaattaGTAGAGGGGTGTGTTTAACAATCTATGTAAGTTGGAATAATGGAATATATTTTTTCGGGGTAAAAATGGGATAAAAAATTGAGTATCgttgaagatgaaacactatTTGCCCCATTTTTTACTCTATTTGGAGGGGGGTGGAGATGAGTTGGAAATTGTCTTATTCCCCTATTTTGGGGGAAATAAAAAGTATAACACCAAATAtggtgttatactattcatttcccCCAAAATGGGGATGAACTTTGAGTTGTCGGTTTTACTCCCTCGTTTTATATAtggctaatgtcataaaaaccctcaagttttcagggttttgtcggttttgcccaaagttgaattttatgtccgtttttaccgtaacatttttccaaaaaaatgttcggttttacccttttaccggtaATAACAGGTTACCATTATTTTAACTTcgcaaaaaaaacccttaagtttatagttttttatgtttttatccttaagtttataattttttttacatttttacccTATGTATTTTTTTCCTCATATTATACGTATTTATgcagaaaaatcatatttatatacgaaaaaaatttaattaaatattgtatttacattttttgaaggttatatatatatatatatatatatatatatatatatatatatatatatatatgtgtgtgtgtgtgtgtgtgtgtgtgtgggtgtgtgggTTTTTTTCTTAGATAAACCATTTAAgatgtaaaaaaaaaacaaattaatatgtttttagaaTAACAAATGCGCATTTCTATGTAtttaaaatatacatatcaataaaAAAACCTTGTTCGATCGTAAACAtgtatatataagtatatacatatatttttagaagtgtaattatgtattttgatatatgttttttttaagtataaatatatttttagaagtatagatacatattaatatataaaaatataaaaatatgtatttatacatcTAAAAACTATATCTATAAAACACGTATTCATatttctaaaaatattatttatctttttaaatggtataaccttacaaaaacacacacacacaaagaaacatatatatatatatatatatatatatatatatatatatatatatatatatatatatatatataaacatcttTATGATCGAACAAGTTTTTTTATGGATATGTATATTTTAAATACTTAAAAATACGTATTTGTAGttctaaaaacatattaattttttttacatcaaaaccatatatatatatatatatatatatatatatatatatatatatatatatatatataaagaaataacATTAAAAGatgtaaatacaatatttaattaaaaaaatttcgtatataaataagatttttcTGCGTGAATACGTATAATatgaagaaaaaaatatatagggtaaaaatgtaaaaaaattataaacttaaggataaaaaacgtaaaaaaaaaaaaaaaaaaaaaaaaaaaactataaacttAAAGGTATTTTTGCGAAGTTAAAATAATAGTaacctgttatcaccggtaaaagggtaaaaccgaacatttttggaaaatgttagggtaaaaacggacataaaattTAACTTTGGGCAAAAtcgacaaaaccctgaaaacttgagggtttttatgacattagccaTTTTATATATTTAcacatttttggttttttttatctactaattattttaaatgaaatatttaatacttataatattgtgttatatattaaattatattaattaattataaatataaagtttgctttttgtttaacaaattcattttaaaatttaaatacatattaaaactttaaaacacaaaaatgtaTTTTACAAAAGCATATAACTACGTActataaatataatcttatttatttaatattattgtaatgaaaaaaatatagattatatatttgttaaaaccaaattaaTAGAAAAGATGTGTTTGACAATTTATATAAGCTAGAAAAATGGAATATACTTTTTTGGGGTAAAAATGGAGTcgggttggagatgaaacactatttaccccattttttactccatttttttttggaaaatagaaGTGGGTTAGAGATGGTCTAAATCCTCTCTAATAAAAGAAAGtaatttttgccacttgtcattctctaattcaatttgccaaatgtcattttgtggttattctgaattaattttttttccacatgtcattttattagtttttatattttattaaattccacataatattttaatgtaataattgcaataaatgtagtaataaatggatattaatttcactaataaacttacattttaattttaaaattcccaaaattaaaATTCATTACattcttttctttatttaaattattttttaatttaaaagataaaaaaaacatttccattaaaataaatcattatttttcttattttattataaattcaaaattcttaaatattttgacatttatatttaattttttttaattaacccatgtaatacatgggtctcacaactagtacaGTAATAAATGAATAGCAATTTCGTTAATGGATTtaccttcttatttcaaaattctcaaattaaagttcattagtttattttgtttatttatttaattttaaaagataaaaaaatcaattttaataattcattatttttcttattttcttataaatccaaagttattaaatatttagacatttatattttattttttaattaactcatgtaatacatgtgtCTTACACCTAGTTTTTTACTATTTGGTTTCGAAAAATGGTAGGCTTATTTTACATAAAGATTAATTGcaaaaatgaaagtacaatggATCTAAAGATTTGTGAAAAACTTCATGTACAAAGTTTTTCCATGCAAATATAAGTATGTAAAAATCACTTAAATTATATCTTAGAAAATAGTAATATTCTTCAAAAACTGAATGTTCCTAATATTTTATGAGAAAATATTACCAACAATTTCGAAAATAACCATATGTTCAAAAAATTTAAGCTTCTTTGATTTTTGTTCTTTAATCTTCTGTGTTTTGTAAAATGATTGCATGTTCTATTTGTTAGAGAGATcgctaaaaaaatagaaaatacgaAGTCACCGTATATGTATATTATGTCATAGACATGAGTAAATGAAATTCCACCAACAATGTGAGTTAGAGGTCCTAGACGATCTGTTTATGGGTATTTTTCGTCAATCTAACTTTGGAAGTATTGTTGAATAAAATATCGTCTTATCCGACCTAACAACCAACTCTACACATACATACAATTCGGATGGTTGTGCATGACACTtgaaaaataatgttttatatctcttgttttttttatctttcatGTGAAAATGTGTCAGAAGATTAATCTTTCATGTGAAGGTGTATCTAACAAGAGATAAACATATATTACTTTTTGTGAATTATTATATAATATGTAATGTAAAATTTGTTATAAATAAAAAAGCTCTATTATGTAATGAGTATATTCCTTTAACTAAGAACCACTCCTACTATCATATGTACAAACTCTATTTCATcgagattaagttttaaaaaccgcctatgaaatcatatgtttcgTATAACTTTTTCATTAAGATCGAGTTTCTGCAGTTCATGATTTGAACATTATAGTTTGTGATTACGACATTACACATCATATGTTACAGTTCTTCACAGTtcgaatgtgacaacccgaaattttcattgtaTAATTTCCACAGTTAAACACTTCAAATAATATTCAAAAACATTCCAAtacatttttggccggatttaaacccgtttggtgttttattttattttcagtcAAATGATTTAAATAAAAGGAAGTGACGTAATTAGCGACATGTAACAAACCGAACAACTCGACACCTtagctaggtgtttacggccaaacaagggagtttgggccgtaaacacccttctcCCCAAgaactcatgcatatagcatgagtttacgcCTTTGCCCTCATTTTCCCACTTCTCACTCAATAACACTAgctttttctctcaagtatcatcaccttcttcttccaaatccaccaaaaatgtaagtttttcTTCCTGGATTCTTTCCtacaacacttaatctagtgtttatacttcttttcatccatggatttccgatttttacatagatcttcaaaggatcttcaaatcaccaagaacacatttGTGTTTTTGGGTCCTAAAACACCTCTACAAGCTTCCTATAAGTAAGTAAACTCTCTCTAACTAGTTATTTACTTGGTGTGCTTGTTAAATCCGTGGAATGAACCTCAAAAACCCCCaaggaacatgtgtttacggtttggggatctcctaaaaccgtaaacaccccaaagggtGTTTTGGTCCCCCTAACTCCTTCCCTAGCATGTTTAATGGACTAGAAACTTGTAGGAATAAGCTTAGAACTACAAAGCACGAAAGGAATGATGTggccaagggtttacggccgtaaactctaggttttacgaccgtaaactcccaaggagtggtccaaggaccgcaaactccaagggagtacccttttgaaccctaatcacttcttaaGCCCTTGATTTGATCTTAGAACCCATCCTTGTGATGCATGAGACATTTAAACACCCAAACccaccattcccatgagtttacggccgtaaactcatgagggaAATGTTCTCTCAACCGTAAACACACCATATGGTGACCATTTGAAGTGTAAACACCatagtgaggccatacactccttagatgcgaCCCTTAGCACTCCTTGAACTtgaagcaaagtgttttcatgaaTTATAGGGTCTTTACTtaattaattagtgattaaataactaattagataccaTTATGTGACACTACATGTTAGGATCCGtgggtgtgttcaagtcctcacttgacacctagcatcctacctgGCATTTtactccactcactgcaggtgagtatataccccttaattaacctttcaaatgcttttaaatgattttaccgggggggggggggggggggggggaatacaaacaaattatagtatcaatcacatgtcatTTGTAAGTTGCAATCGAAAAGGATTTCCATACTTTTAACCACTTTGCCATCGagattgttttaaatgtttattaaACTCATTTTTcgtgttaaattgttataaaaactatttccaaactctTTTTAAACTTCTTATGTTCCCAAattatatctacaccaatatatctatataagtaagacttgaaggacttaggactgatagctcgccttatttcctgttcttgtttgattgtggtcttagggtatattgttatctgtccgacggtcgttgaattcttagttatatattgtatatatttgtgttggatatgaacGTCTTCATTGAGTTTAatacctttgtgtatcaaaggcATGCAACCAACAttttatttaactataataggtatagttaaggttacTGCTCATTACCACTATCACTATGACGCTCACTTTAATTACTACTGTTATGAGTTAATACATGTTAAATACTATGCaaagagaatactatatactatacaagagaacactcaATACACTATACCAAAAGGTACattatactataatacaagagaatacactaaaatagaatgtgacacactattcctCTATACGGCACTCTACTGTACCTttaccgtgtaaccagagtctccggagggagagcgggcattatgtgtatagatctatacgggacagacactcccacatcccgactgttagctacagtccgagccggctaggcccagggatgacaaaatgtcaccacactatgtgtgacctggagggtcatcagcCACTTGGTCgtctatcagcatggttacatacgagttcacattcggacctctaattaataaattaataatataaggtaaaacagactccccgaggtgtattgtACACTTATCACTACTTGGAGTATGCATTTCTATTTTACGCAGCCAACAGTAAAACTGCAGGGATAAAACATTATTTTTCCCATTTACTTTACAAGAATGACAtccaaaactatatttttataactgaTAGTCTCATTGGGAAAAcatttacacactcaaaggatcaaacttaTAGATATTCAagtctggaaaatataggattttctagggattcatGCTACTTTCAAAACTTtgataacaacttttatattacatgattgtaaacacttttatacaagcaatgacactaaatacttatgaactcaccagctttatgctgatactcgttttcaaaataacttgtattctcatgtcattagtagacaggtacagatgcaggttttgagaagatggagcatatacaagactcatcttttattttgattatactttttggtgtctaacaaactatacagaacatgcttgtattacaattactatattaatgcaatggatgctgttgcttgtttttactattatgcattgttatgatactgtacatgacgtcctccaccccataacgtattctgccattctcggttttggggtgtgacatcgaaGAACTGGGTGAACCCCGGAATCTTAATGCCTAACAACTTAGATTAAGTTTTACCTGTTTGTGAGGAAGTTGTTCAAGTAGTTATGTTGCAGGTCATTGGTCTGCAACTTCTTCCTAATTCTATACCTGACCAAATAACTTCTCTTTTTTTATAGTCCCCCAAATGATAAATTTGGAAATATTTATGTGTACGCCCGACGACAT is a window of Lactuca sativa cultivar Salinas chromosome 1, Lsat_Salinas_v11, whole genome shotgun sequence DNA encoding:
- the LOC111916728 gene encoding eukaryotic translation initiation factor 5A, with the protein product MSDEEHQFESKADAGASKTYPQQAGTIRKNGYIVIKNRACKVVEVSTSKTGKHGHAKCHFVAIDIFNGKKLEDIVPSSHNCDVPHVNRTDYQLIDISEDGFVSLLTENGNTKDDLKLPTDDALLTQIKDGFGEGKDLVVTVMSAMGEEQICALKDIGPK